One genomic region from Geothermobacter hydrogeniphilus encodes:
- the ltaE gene encoding low-specificity L-threonine aldolase yields the protein MRIIDLRSDTVTRPSEAMRRVMAAAEVGDDVYGEDPTVNRLQEVGAELTGQQAALFVPSGTQSNLLALLSHCRRGDEYIVGQQAHCYRYEGGGGAVFGSIQPQPIDHCADGSLDLEQVARMIKPDDHHFARTRLLCLENTHHGKVLSLDYQRRTADFCRDRGLKLHLDGARLANAAVAGGHAPAAIGQLYDSVSLCLSKGLGAPVGSLLCGSRDFIAEAHRWRKVCGGGMRQAGILAAAGLFALEHHVERLAEDHVNARRLAEGLGEIAALRVDPATVQSNMVFVDCPAERQQPLMEHLREQGILVGGYGQLRFVTHLDVLPADIERVITACRRFFSS from the coding sequence ATGCGAATCATTGACCTGCGCAGTGATACGGTGACCCGGCCGAGTGAGGCGATGCGCCGGGTGATGGCGGCGGCCGAGGTCGGCGATGATGTTTACGGTGAGGATCCGACGGTCAACCGACTGCAGGAGGTCGGCGCCGAGCTGACCGGCCAGCAGGCGGCGCTGTTCGTTCCCAGCGGCACCCAGAGCAATTTGCTGGCCCTGCTTTCACATTGCCGCCGTGGCGATGAATACATCGTCGGCCAGCAGGCCCATTGCTACCGTTACGAAGGGGGCGGCGGGGCGGTCTTCGGCAGTATCCAGCCGCAGCCGATAGACCATTGTGCCGACGGCAGCCTCGACCTGGAGCAGGTCGCGCGGATGATCAAGCCGGATGACCACCATTTTGCCCGCACCCGGCTGCTCTGTCTCGAAAATACCCATCACGGCAAGGTTCTGTCCCTCGATTACCAGCGGCGGACGGCGGATTTCTGTCGGGATAGGGGTCTGAAGCTGCATCTTGACGGCGCCCGGCTGGCCAACGCCGCAGTCGCCGGCGGACATGCGCCGGCCGCGATCGGTCAATTGTATGACTCGGTTTCGCTCTGTCTTTCCAAGGGGCTCGGCGCCCCGGTCGGATCCCTGCTCTGCGGCAGTCGGGATTTCATCGCCGAAGCCCATCGCTGGCGCAAGGTCTGCGGCGGTGGCATGCGGCAGGCAGGCATTCTCGCCGCGGCCGGTCTGTTCGCCCTGGAACACCATGTCGAGCGCCTGGCCGAGGATCACGTCAATGCCCGCCGCCTGGCCGAGGGGCTGGGGGAGATCGCCGCCCTGCGGGTTGATCCGGCGACGGTGCAGAGCAACATGGTCTTCGTCGACTGTCCCGCCGAACGGCAACAACCGCTCATGGAACACCTCCGGGAGCAGGGCATCCTGGTCGGTGGCTATGGCCAACTCCGTTTCGTCACCCATCTCGATGTCCTGCCCGCTGATATCGAGCGGGTCATCACCGCCTGTCGCCGGTTTTTCAGCTCGTGA